The proteins below are encoded in one region of Chelonia mydas isolate rCheMyd1 chromosome 11, rCheMyd1.pri.v2, whole genome shotgun sequence:
- the STK36 gene encoding serine/threonine-protein kinase 36 isoform X4: protein MEKYHVLEMIGEGSFGRVYKGRRKYSAQVVALKFIPKVGRSEKELKNLQREIEIMRGLHHPNIVQMLDSFETDKEVVVVTDYAEGELFQILEDDGNLPEDQVQGIAAQLVSALYYLHSHRILHRDMKPQNILLSKGGVIKLCDFGFARAMSINTMVLTSIKGTPLYMSPELVQEKPYDHTADLWSVGCILYELFVGTPPFYTNSIFQLVSLIIKDPIKWPKTMSSSFKNFLQGLLMKDPCQRLSWPELLHHPFIAGRVTMIDDTEQHGIANPFTSKLPPELQVLKEKQAHSLAPRSGQSKILRKAREKMAEEARKKEQLKADTPSKKEAARRGPGHKPKAAPEKAALREGEQTARALGSPPGDKNQAVLGEEPNETEWETTEPPPTPREHRITQDYEREFPEEGSKAGPRGRRSIETVHLESEELDSDDEWQHLIEATEASAMQLSTPLSLLGDPAFQQRIRARLQHSSQQVLEGMLEGASHLRPALRVLGNLLATRCDSELLDSFCQAADLPRFLLHLLGQILQSASSKQPWCITLLADLVGVTTAYFTSASHLGWSRRKRSLQVFHEAAAGFLSLLPKLLAQPMDVEMRLRQQSSMSFALLCEDMDCSSPRVSGPFYANLLAKQRPLLDTLLQGATLELPTPEEPAREAKAAREQRERGADVFTEALAAVCSLPVGRNGCQEAKKQVAQLVAEKLTEENSQLLVRLVAGLERPACSLNVLKVLYSCGHASKSLCQLLAKGQQVPSSLARLVKGEVPMGERLRVQACEASLHLLSLLALQLQALPPRVDLVVSDATELFTQSAVVSLVSAAGFLLAQLGQHGATIEVGREDAMSAMTNALTAPAELHLPPPMGAGLYDGFLLLLLQLLAQGDTVTVRGFASSELWNVAWHRFAMVLHLATDEPVMEGEEPLPGQPTPEPDWTLVSPQGTALFLSLALFVFTREPHQCLLQLAHPDSVIMATFPKLLSLDFLGHLAQTQVGEDGDPELVPAVVLQACQLLCFPFSLDVDTETFRWVMKALRDAEIPAHLLQVCCHHLPFSETALPMSLLCHLVLSDERVIDQLVGVAAASDPASAFLSAILLSDSPLLTMDLLSLLTHVARACPAHLPFLQKILGGSDSACQLLSHLLCHQEHPIRAKACSLLGNLLRHNQDFPRALRSRAGLLERLLERLSDQDESVRRSASFAVGNAAYQDGSLPHALGKAVPGVVRLLSDPQAKTRCNAASALGNLGRQTAELGDVLIQSRAPHLLLEVACHDSQPAVQEAALVALRSVSQQPKIHQVLVSLKASEKLLALSISEAQTSSYGRPRPSSAHHCKKLIHLLRPTHSA, encoded by the exons ATGGAGAAATACCACGTGCTGGAGATGATTGGAGAAGGCTCCTTCGGGAGGGTGTACAAGGGGCGCCGGAAATATAGCGCCCAG GTGGTGGCGCTGAAGTTCATCCCCAAAGTCGGGCGATCGGAGAAGGAGCTGAAGAACCTGCAGCGGGAAATTGAGATCATGAGGGGGCTGCACCATCCCAACATCGTCCAGATGCTCGACAGCTTCGAGACTGACAAGGAG gtggtggtggtgacggACTATGCGGAGGGGGAGCTTTTCCAGATCCTGGAGGATGATGGGAATCTGCCTGAGGACCAG GTTCAGGGCATCGCCGCCCAGCTGGTCTCTGCCCTCTATTACCTCCACTCCCACCGGATCCTGCACCGCGACATGAAGCCCCAGAACATTCTGCTGAGCAAAGGGGGTGTCATCAAGCTCTGCGACTTCGG GTTCGCTCGCGCCATGAGCATCAACACCATGGTGCTGACGTCCATCAAGGGCACCCCGCTGTACATGTCCCCCGAGCTGGTGCAGGAGAAGCCCTACGACCACACGGCCGACCTGTGGTCTGTGGGCTGCATTCTGTACGAGCTGTTCGTGGGGACTCCGCCTTTCTACACCAACAGCATCTTCCAGCTGGTCAGCCTCATCATCAAGGACCCCATCAAGTGGCCCAAAACCATGAGCTCTTCGTTCAAG AACTTCCTGCAAGGCCTGTTGATGAAGGACCCTTGCCAGCGCCTGTCGTGGCCGGAGCTACTGCACCATCCCTTCATCGCTGGACGGGTCACCA TGATCGATGACACAGAGCAACACGGAATCGCGAACCCCTTCACCAGCAAGCTGCCCCCGGAGCTGCAGGTGCTGAAGGAGAAGCAGGCTCACTCGCTGGCCCCCAGGAGTGGCCAGTCCAAGATCCTGAGGAAGGCGCGGGAGAAGATGGCTGAGGAGGCCCGGAAGAAG GAGCAGCTGAAGGCAGACACTCCGTCTAAAAAGGAGGCAGCCAGAAGAGGTCCGGGGCACAAACCCAAAGCAGCCCCTGAGAAGGCAGCCCTCAGGGAGGGCGAGCAGACAGCCCgcgctctgggctcccctcctggAGACAAGAACCAAGCCGTCCTGGGAGAAGAGCCCAACGAGACAGAGTGGGAGACAACTGAGCCTCCCCCTACGCCACG GGAGCACCGGATCACACAGGATTACGAGCGGGAGTTCCCAGAGGAGGGCAGCAAGGCGGGGCCACGCGGCAGGCGCAGCATCGAGACCGTGCACCTGGAGAGCGAG GAACTGGATAGTGACGACGAATGGCAGCATTTGATCGAGGCCACGGAAGCCTCCGCCATGCAGCTGAGCACACCCCTGAGCCTTCTGGGGGACCCGGCCTTCCAGCAGCGCATCCGGGCCCggctccagcactccagccagcAG GTGCTGGAGGGGATGTTGGAGGGAGCGTCTCATCTCCGCCCAGCCCTCCGTGTCCTGGGCAATCTGCTCGCCACCAGGTGTGACTCAGAGCTTCTGGACAGCTTCTGCCAGGCCGCGGATTTGCCTCGCTTCCTGCTGCACCTGCTCGGGCAAATCCTGCAGAGCGCCAGCAGCAAGCAG CCCTGGTGCATCACGCTGCTGGCGGACCTTGTTGGCGTGACAACGGCCTATTTcaccagtgcctcccacctggggTGGAGCCGGAGGAAGAGAAG cctgcAGGTTTTCCACGAGGCAGCTGCCGgcttcctctccctgctgcccaaGCTGCTGGCCCAGCCAATGGACGTCGAGATGAGGCTCCGCCAGCAGAGCAGCATG AGCTTCGCCCTGCTCTGTGAGGACATGgactgcagcagccccagggtgTCGGGCCCCTTCTATGCCAACCTGCTTGCCaagcagcgccccctgctggacacACTCCTCCAGGGGGCCACCCTGGAGCTGCCCACTCCGGAAG AGCCAGCGAGGGAGGCGAAAGCAGCACGAGAGCAGCGTGAGCGTGGGGCAGATGTCTTCACAGAAGCACTGGCCGCAGTCTGCAGCCTCCCCGTGGGGCGGAACGGGTGCCAGGAGGCCAAAAAGCAG GTCGCCCAGCTGGTGGCTGAGAAACTGACGGAGGAAAACAGCCAGCTGTTAGTGAGGCTCGTGGCAGGACTCGAGCGCCCGGCCTGCTCCCTGAACGTGCTGAAG GTCTTGTATTCCTGTGGCCACGCCAGTAAAAGTCTGTGCCAGCTCCTGGCCAAGGGGCAGCAAGTGCCGAGCTCCCTGGCCCGGCTGGTGAAGGGCGAG GTCCCGATGGGGGAGCGGCTGCGGGTGCAAGCCTGCGAGGCATCGCTGCACCTGCTGTCTCTGCTCGCCCTCCAGCTGCAGGCTCTCCCTCCCCG GGTGGACCTGGTGGTGAGTGACGCCACCGAGCTCTTCACCCAGTCGGCTGTCGTCTCCCTCGTG agcgCCGCGGGATTCCTGCTGGCTCAGCTCGGACAGCACGGGGCGACCATCGAGGTGGGGCGCGAGGACGCCATGTCGGCCATGACCAATGCACTCACCGCGCCTGCCGAG CTGCACCTGCCCCCACCCATGGGCGCTGGCCTCTACGATGGATTCCTGCttctcctgctgcagctcctcgcTCAG GGCGACACGGTGACGGTGCGGGGGTTTGCCAGCTCGGAGCTGTGGAACGTCGCCTGGCACCGTTTCGCCATGGTGCTCCACCTGGCCACCGATGAGCCGGTGATGGAGGGCGAGGAGCCACTGCCAGGCCAGCCCACTCCGGAGCCAGACTGGACCCTCGTCTCTCCTCAAG GCACCGCGCTCTTCCTCAGCCTGGCCCTCTTCGTCTTCACCCGAgagcctcaccagtgccttctTCAGCTCGCCCACCCCGACAGCGTCATCATGGCAACCTTCCCCAAGCTGCTGTCCCTCGACTTCCTGGGTCACCTGGCGCAGAC GCAGGTGGGGGAGGACGGTGACCCCGAGCTGGTCCCAGCTGTGGTGCTCCAGGCCTGCCAGCTGCTCTGCTTCCCCTTCTCCTTGGACGTGGACACTGAGACCTTCAGGTGGGTCATGAAGGCCCTGAGAGACGCCGAGATCCCCGCCCATCTCCTCCAG GTCTGCTGCCACCATCTGCCCTTCTCGGAGACCGCGCTTCCCATGAGCCTCCTGTGCCACCTGGTCCTGTCCGACGAGCGGGTCATCGACCAGTTGGTGGGGGTGGCTGCTGCTTCGGACCCCGCCAGTGCCTTCCTGTCGGCCATCTTGCTTTCGGACAGCCCTCTGCTCACAATGGACCTCCTGTCCCTCCTGACCCACGTGGCCCGGGCCTGTCCTGCTCACCTGCCTTTCCTCCAGAAGATCCTGGGCGGCTCGGACTCGGCCTGCCAGCTGCTGAGCCACCTGCTGTGCCACCAGGAGCACCCGATCCGcgccaaggcctgcagcctgctgGGCAACCTGCTGCGTCACAACCAGGACTTCCCCCGGGCGCTGCGGAGCCGGGCGGGCCTGCTGGAGCGCCTGCTGGAGCGCCTGTCGGACCAGGACGAGAGCGTGCGCAGGTCGGCCAGCTTCGCGGTGGGCAACGCTGCCTACCAGGACGGCTCCCTCCCGCACGCCCTAGGGAAAGCCGTGCCCGGCGTGGTGAGGCTTTTGAGCGACCCCCAGGCCAAAACCCGGTGTAATGCCGCCTCCGCTCTGGGGAACTTGGGCAGGCAGACAGCGGAACTGGGGGACGTGCTGatccagagcagagccccccatCTCCTGCTGGAAGTGGCCTGCCACGACTCCCAGccagctgtgcaggaggcagcacTGGTCGCACTGCGGTCCGTCAGCCAGCAGCCAAAGATACACCAG GTGCTCGTGTCGCTCAAGGCCAGCGAGAAGCTGCTGGCACTTTCCATCAGCGAAGCTCAGACCAGTTCCTATGGGAGGCCCCGACCGTCTTCAGCTCATCACTGCAAGAAGCTCATCCACCTTCTGCGCCCAACACACAGTGCCTGA
- the STK36 gene encoding serine/threonine-protein kinase 36 isoform X6 produces the protein MEKYHVLEMIGEGSFGRVYKGRRKYSAQVRRDPGRGSLKSGVVREYSTQVVALKFIPKVGRSEKELKNLQREIEIMRGLHHPNIVQMLDSFETDKEVVVVTDYAEGELFQILEDDGNLPEDQVQGIAAQLVSALYYLHSHRILHRDMKPQNILLSKGGVIKLCDFGFARAMSINTMVLTSIKGTPLYMSPELVQEKPYDHTADLWSVGCILYELFVGTPPFYTNSIFQLVSLIIKDPIKWPKTMSSSFKNFLQGLLMKDPCQRLSWPELLHHPFIAGRVTMIDDTEQHGIANPFTSKLPPELQVLKEKQAHSLAPRSGQSKILRKAREKMAEEARKKEQLKADTPSKKEAARRGPGHKPKAAPEKAALREGEQTARALGSPPGDKNQAVLGEEPNETEWETTEPPPTPREHRITQDYEREFPEEGSKAGPRGRRSIETVHLESEELDSDDEWQHLIEATEASAMQLSTPLSLLGDPAFQQRIRARLQHSSQQVLEGMLEGASHLRPALRVLGNLLATRCDSELLDSFCQAADLPRFLLHLLGQILQSASSKQQPWCITLLADLVGVTTAYFTSASHLGWSRRKRSLQVFHEAAAGFLSLLPKLLAQPMDVEMRLRQQSSMSFALLCEDMDCSSPRVSGPFYANLLAKQRPLLDTLLQGATLELPTPEEPAREAKAAREQRERGADVFTEALAAVCSLPVGRNGCQEAKKQVAQLVAEKLTEENSQLLVRLVAGLERPACSLNVLKVLYSCGHASKSLCQLLAKGQQVPSSLARLVKGEVPMGERLRVQACEASLHLLSLLALQLQALPPRVDLVVSDATELFTQSAVVSLVSAAGFLLAQLGQHGATIEVGREDAMSAMTNALTAPAELHLPPPMGAGLYDGFLLLLLQLLAQGDTVTVRGFASSELWNVAWHRFAMVLHLATDEPVMEGEEPLPGQPTPEPDWTLVSPQGTALFLSLALFVFTREPHQCLLQLAHPDSVIMATFPKLLSLDFLGHLAQTWGRTVTPSWSQLWCSRPASCSASPSPWTWTLRPSGLLPPSALLGDRASHEPPVPPGPVRRAGHRPVGGGGCCFGPRQCLPVGHLAFGQPSAHNGPPVPPDPRGPGLSCSPAFPPEDPGRLGLGLPAAEPPAVPPGAPDPRQGLQPAGQPAASQPGLPPGAAEPGGPAGAPAGAPVGPGRERAQVGQLRGGQRCLPGRLPPARPRESRARRGEAFERPPGQNPV, from the exons ATGGAGAAATACCACGTGCTGGAGATGATTGGAGAAGGCTCCTTCGGGAGGGTGTACAAGGGGCGCCGGAAATATAGCGCCCAGGTGAGGAGAGATCCAGGAAGGGGCTCTCTCAAGAGTGGGGTGGTACGGGAATACAGCACCCAG GTGGTGGCGCTGAAGTTCATCCCCAAAGTCGGGCGATCGGAGAAGGAGCTGAAGAACCTGCAGCGGGAAATTGAGATCATGAGGGGGCTGCACCATCCCAACATCGTCCAGATGCTCGACAGCTTCGAGACTGACAAGGAG gtggtggtggtgacggACTATGCGGAGGGGGAGCTTTTCCAGATCCTGGAGGATGATGGGAATCTGCCTGAGGACCAG GTTCAGGGCATCGCCGCCCAGCTGGTCTCTGCCCTCTATTACCTCCACTCCCACCGGATCCTGCACCGCGACATGAAGCCCCAGAACATTCTGCTGAGCAAAGGGGGTGTCATCAAGCTCTGCGACTTCGG GTTCGCTCGCGCCATGAGCATCAACACCATGGTGCTGACGTCCATCAAGGGCACCCCGCTGTACATGTCCCCCGAGCTGGTGCAGGAGAAGCCCTACGACCACACGGCCGACCTGTGGTCTGTGGGCTGCATTCTGTACGAGCTGTTCGTGGGGACTCCGCCTTTCTACACCAACAGCATCTTCCAGCTGGTCAGCCTCATCATCAAGGACCCCATCAAGTGGCCCAAAACCATGAGCTCTTCGTTCAAG AACTTCCTGCAAGGCCTGTTGATGAAGGACCCTTGCCAGCGCCTGTCGTGGCCGGAGCTACTGCACCATCCCTTCATCGCTGGACGGGTCACCA TGATCGATGACACAGAGCAACACGGAATCGCGAACCCCTTCACCAGCAAGCTGCCCCCGGAGCTGCAGGTGCTGAAGGAGAAGCAGGCTCACTCGCTGGCCCCCAGGAGTGGCCAGTCCAAGATCCTGAGGAAGGCGCGGGAGAAGATGGCTGAGGAGGCCCGGAAGAAG GAGCAGCTGAAGGCAGACACTCCGTCTAAAAAGGAGGCAGCCAGAAGAGGTCCGGGGCACAAACCCAAAGCAGCCCCTGAGAAGGCAGCCCTCAGGGAGGGCGAGCAGACAGCCCgcgctctgggctcccctcctggAGACAAGAACCAAGCCGTCCTGGGAGAAGAGCCCAACGAGACAGAGTGGGAGACAACTGAGCCTCCCCCTACGCCACG GGAGCACCGGATCACACAGGATTACGAGCGGGAGTTCCCAGAGGAGGGCAGCAAGGCGGGGCCACGCGGCAGGCGCAGCATCGAGACCGTGCACCTGGAGAGCGAG GAACTGGATAGTGACGACGAATGGCAGCATTTGATCGAGGCCACGGAAGCCTCCGCCATGCAGCTGAGCACACCCCTGAGCCTTCTGGGGGACCCGGCCTTCCAGCAGCGCATCCGGGCCCggctccagcactccagccagcAG GTGCTGGAGGGGATGTTGGAGGGAGCGTCTCATCTCCGCCCAGCCCTCCGTGTCCTGGGCAATCTGCTCGCCACCAGGTGTGACTCAGAGCTTCTGGACAGCTTCTGCCAGGCCGCGGATTTGCCTCGCTTCCTGCTGCACCTGCTCGGGCAAATCCTGCAGAGCGCCAGCAGCAAGCAG CAGCCCTGGTGCATCACGCTGCTGGCGGACCTTGTTGGCGTGACAACGGCCTATTTcaccagtgcctcccacctggggTGGAGCCGGAGGAAGAGAAG cctgcAGGTTTTCCACGAGGCAGCTGCCGgcttcctctccctgctgcccaaGCTGCTGGCCCAGCCAATGGACGTCGAGATGAGGCTCCGCCAGCAGAGCAGCATG AGCTTCGCCCTGCTCTGTGAGGACATGgactgcagcagccccagggtgTCGGGCCCCTTCTATGCCAACCTGCTTGCCaagcagcgccccctgctggacacACTCCTCCAGGGGGCCACCCTGGAGCTGCCCACTCCGGAAG AGCCAGCGAGGGAGGCGAAAGCAGCACGAGAGCAGCGTGAGCGTGGGGCAGATGTCTTCACAGAAGCACTGGCCGCAGTCTGCAGCCTCCCCGTGGGGCGGAACGGGTGCCAGGAGGCCAAAAAGCAG GTCGCCCAGCTGGTGGCTGAGAAACTGACGGAGGAAAACAGCCAGCTGTTAGTGAGGCTCGTGGCAGGACTCGAGCGCCCGGCCTGCTCCCTGAACGTGCTGAAG GTCTTGTATTCCTGTGGCCACGCCAGTAAAAGTCTGTGCCAGCTCCTGGCCAAGGGGCAGCAAGTGCCGAGCTCCCTGGCCCGGCTGGTGAAGGGCGAG GTCCCGATGGGGGAGCGGCTGCGGGTGCAAGCCTGCGAGGCATCGCTGCACCTGCTGTCTCTGCTCGCCCTCCAGCTGCAGGCTCTCCCTCCCCG GGTGGACCTGGTGGTGAGTGACGCCACCGAGCTCTTCACCCAGTCGGCTGTCGTCTCCCTCGTG agcgCCGCGGGATTCCTGCTGGCTCAGCTCGGACAGCACGGGGCGACCATCGAGGTGGGGCGCGAGGACGCCATGTCGGCCATGACCAATGCACTCACCGCGCCTGCCGAG CTGCACCTGCCCCCACCCATGGGCGCTGGCCTCTACGATGGATTCCTGCttctcctgctgcagctcctcgcTCAG GGCGACACGGTGACGGTGCGGGGGTTTGCCAGCTCGGAGCTGTGGAACGTCGCCTGGCACCGTTTCGCCATGGTGCTCCACCTGGCCACCGATGAGCCGGTGATGGAGGGCGAGGAGCCACTGCCAGGCCAGCCCACTCCGGAGCCAGACTGGACCCTCGTCTCTCCTCAAG GCACCGCGCTCTTCCTCAGCCTGGCCCTCTTCGTCTTCACCCGAgagcctcaccagtgccttctTCAGCTCGCCCACCCCGACAGCGTCATCATGGCAACCTTCCCCAAGCTGCTGTCCCTCGACTTCCTGGGTCACCTGGCGCAGAC GTGGGGGAGGACGGTGACCCCGAGCTGGTCCCAGCTGTGGTGCTCCAGGCCTGCCAGCTGCTCTGCTTCCCCTTCTCCTTGGACGTGGACACTGAGACCTTCAG GTCTGCTGCCACCATCTGCCCTTCTCGGAGACCGCGCTTCCCATGAGCCTCCTGTGCCACCTGGTCCTGTCCGACGAGCGGGTCATCGACCAGTTGGTGGGGGTGGCTGCTGCTTCGGACCCCGCCAGTGCCTTCCTGTCGGCCATCTTGCTTTCGGACAGCCCTCTGCTCACAATGGACCTCCTGTCCCTCCTGACCCACGTGGCCCGGGCCTGTCCTGCTCACCTGCCTTTCCTCCAGAAGATCCTGGGCGGCTCGGACTCGGCCTGCCAGCTGCTGAGCCACCTGCTGTGCCACCAGGAGCACCCGATCCGcgccaaggcctgcagcctgctgGGCAACCTGCTGCGTCACAACCAGGACTTCCCCCGGGCGCTGCGGAGCCGGGCGGGCCTGCTGGAGCGCCTGCTGGAGCGCCTGTCGGACCAGGACGAGAGCGTGCGCAGGTCGGCCAGCTTCGCGGTGGGCAACGCTGCCTACCAGGACGGCTCCCTCCCGCACGCCCTAGGGAAAGCCGTGCCCGGCGTGGTGAGGCTTTTGAGCGACCCCCAGGCCAAAACCCGGTGTAA